A single region of the Salvia miltiorrhiza cultivar Shanhuang (shh) chromosome 8, IMPLAD_Smil_shh, whole genome shotgun sequence genome encodes:
- the LOC131001287 gene encoding uncharacterized protein LOC131001287 isoform X1 has product MGRNSELEGAAVECCMCGDHGLSSELFSCSGCEFRSQHKYCSNLYPGAETYNICNWCLSQKDDHNHKGEETTKSSQNSSHKTKISDMKIKKGKIDVNHGDRRAIDNRIKKQNKSPAPDRAAPPPLAGRKRVTSDRGVIPERIIRPVFRNKVRRYKLLDEVSS; this is encoded by the exons atgGGAAGAAACAGTGAATTAGAAGGAGCAGCAGTGGAATGTTGTATGTGTGGAGATCATGGCCTCTCTTCGGAGCTTTTCTCGTGTAGCGGCTGCGAGTTTCGATCACAACATAA ATATTGTAGCAATCTGTACCCGGGAGCTGAAACCTACAACATTTGCAACTGGTGCCTTAGCCAAAAAGATGATCACAATCACAAAGGAGAAGAGACCACAAAATCGTCCCAAAATTCATCTCACAAAACCAAAATTAGCGAcatgaagatcaaaaagggtAAGATCGACGTCAATCATGGCGATAGAAGAGCAATTGATAACAGAATCAAGAAGCAGAATAAATCGCCGGCGCCCGATCGAGCTGCGCCGCCACCGCTGGCCGGCAGGAAGAGGGTGACGAGCGATCGCGGCGTGATACCTGAGAGGATTATTAGACCAGTTTTTAGAAATAAGGTGAGAAGGTATAAGCTTCTAGATGAAGTCTCGAGCTAA
- the LOC131001287 gene encoding uncharacterized protein LOC131001287 isoform X2 gives MGRNSELEGAAVECCMCGDHGLSSELFSCSGCEFRSQHNNLYPGAETYNICNWCLSQKDDHNHKGEETTKSSQNSSHKTKISDMKIKKGKIDVNHGDRRAIDNRIKKQNKSPAPDRAAPPPLAGRKRVTSDRGVIPERIIRPVFRNKVRRYKLLDEVSS, from the exons atgGGAAGAAACAGTGAATTAGAAGGAGCAGCAGTGGAATGTTGTATGTGTGGAGATCATGGCCTCTCTTCGGAGCTTTTCTCGTGTAGCGGCTGCGAGTTTCGATCACAACATAA CAATCTGTACCCGGGAGCTGAAACCTACAACATTTGCAACTGGTGCCTTAGCCAAAAAGATGATCACAATCACAAAGGAGAAGAGACCACAAAATCGTCCCAAAATTCATCTCACAAAACCAAAATTAGCGAcatgaagatcaaaaagggtAAGATCGACGTCAATCATGGCGATAGAAGAGCAATTGATAACAGAATCAAGAAGCAGAATAAATCGCCGGCGCCCGATCGAGCTGCGCCGCCACCGCTGGCCGGCAGGAAGAGGGTGACGAGCGATCGCGGCGTGATACCTGAGAGGATTATTAGACCAGTTTTTAGAAATAAGGTGAGAAGGTATAAGCTTCTAGATGAAGTCTCGAGCTAA
- the LOC131001288 gene encoding uncharacterized protein LOC131001288 → MKKESKGGKSEMSFNKNSIRPVGQRSITSTFLFRASNRSNDCEQNAGIKAPNGKSSRISLSDFLNSKLHRSSVLPTSVEGKEIPSSSPSRSVKAESGINDGREAKAKSSNNGALDINIFKNIEKAGDNEFRNAYSSNEIEIIDVDDLEQKRKRKCLFEDHDDKPTGRKRLVVLGDDSKPLGRSRRKSFTCEESRPLFNHYANGGGWWNENMAGVDNEEVGCSDAWEGIGCTTLGGIEWH, encoded by the exons ATGAAGAAGGAATCGAAAGGTGGAAAATCAGAAATGAGTTTTAACAAGAATTCAATTAGGCCAGTTGGGCAACGCTCCATCACTTCTACGTTTCTCTTCCGCGCTTCCAATCG GTCGAATGATTGTGAACAAAATGCGGGAATCAAAGCTCCCAATGGAAAGAGTTCACGCATCTCGCTCTCCGATTTTCTCAACTCGAAGCTGCACCGGAGTTCTGTGTTGCCCACTTCAGTTGAG GGGAAAGAGATACCGTCTTCGTCTCCATCAAGGAGTGTGAAAGCAGAAAGTGGGATAAATGACGGAAGAGAAGCAAAGGCGAAGTCTTCAAATAATGGTGCTCTTGATATCAATATTTTCAAGAACATTGAGAAGGCGGGTGATAATGAGTTCAGAAATGCCTACTCATCTAACGAAATAGAGATCATCGATGTTGATGATTTAGAGCAAAAGAGAAAGAGGAAATGCCTGTTTGAAG ATCATGATGATAAGCCAACTGGTCGAAAGCGGTTGGTAGTTCTTGGAGATGATTCAAAACCACTAGGAAGGTCAAGAAGGAAGAGTTTCACCTGTGAGGAAAGCAGACCTCTTTTCAATCATT ATGCGAATGGAGGTGGTTGGTGGAACGAGAACATGGCAGGCGTTGACAACGAAGAAGTTGGCTGCAGTGATGCTTGGGAAGGAATAGGCTGCACCACGCTCGGGGGCATTGAATGGCATTAG